Proteins from one Coturnix japonica isolate 7356 chromosome 5, Coturnix japonica 2.1, whole genome shotgun sequence genomic window:
- the TMEM251 gene encoding transmembrane protein 251 — MMNFRQRMGWIGVGLYLLASAAAFYYVFEINETYNKLALEHIQQHPKEPQEGTTWTHSLKARLLSLPFWLWTIIFLIPYLQMFLFLYSCTRADPKTVGYCIIPICLAVICNRHQTFVKASNQISRLQLIDT; from the coding sequence ATGATGAACTTCCGCCAGAGGATGGGCTGGATTGGAGTGGGGCTGTACTTGCTAGCAAGCGCTGCAGCTTTTTATTACGTCTTTGAAATCAATGAGACTTACAATAAACTGGCACTGGAGCACATTCAGCAGCACCCCAAGGAACCACAGGAAGGAACCACATGGACGCACTCCTTAAAAGCACGACTGCTCTCCTTGCCTTTTTGGCTGTGGACTATCATCTTTTTAATACCGTATTTACAGATGTTCTTGTTCCTCTATTCCTGTACGAGAGCCGACCCCAAAACTGTTGGCTATTGCATCATTCCTATCTGCTTGGCTGTCATTTGCAATCGTCATCAAACATTTGTGAAGGCCTCTAATCAGATCAGTAGATTACAGCTGATTGACACTTAA
- the LOC107315187 gene encoding uncharacterized ENTR1 family protein-like, which produces MELVAELRSGGSTRAVRVRCTAEAGGELRALRRGLGELQERVAELLAPLVLEQQRRGATGGDPGTGDGLEEGEEEEEEDDNDEEDDEEENGVTAGQDEIPPTKRTRVQPP; this is translated from the exons ATGGAGCTGGTGGCGGAGCTGCGCTCGGGCGGCAGCACGCGGGCGGTGCGGGTGCGGTGCACGGCGGAGGCGGGCGGGGAGCTAAGGGCCTTAAGGCGcgggctgggggagctgcaggagcgCGTGGCCGAGCTGCTCGCTCCGCTcgtgctggagcagcagcgGCGCGGAGCCACGGGCGGAGATCCGGGAACCG GTGACGGCctggaggagggagaggaggaggaggaggaggatgacaACGACGAAGAAGACGACGAGGAGGAGAACGGCGTGACCGCGGGGCAGGACGAGATCCCCCCAACGAAACGGACCAGGGTGCAGCCGCCGTGA